From the Procambarus clarkii isolate CNS0578487 chromosome 70, FALCON_Pclarkii_2.0, whole genome shotgun sequence genome, one window contains:
- the LOC123744855 gene encoding pro-resilin produces MILFSFSHPLSLPSSVWEVDQYIGLVHQPPQPLSCSPSYYTRLYSPSMKVIVLVVAGVVAVSTAPQEYTYDAPGPVSYNFGYTVEAVDAYKQPLQFGHREDREGAKTSGAYYVLLPDTRLMTVNYYVDDTGFHPTYTYEGKAVFPEAYPAGKAAPPSQGNSYNPPKGK; encoded by the exons ATGATCTTGTTCTCGTTCTCTCATCCTCTTTCCCTTCCCTCCTCGGTGTGGGAGGTGGACCAGTATATAGGGCTCGTGCACCAGCCTCCCCAGCcactctcctgttctccctcgtACTACACGCGCCTCTACTCTCCCAGCATGAAG GTGATCGtcctggtggtggcaggggtggtggctgtCAGCACGGCTCCCCAGGAATACACCTACGACGCCCCTGGCCCCGTCTCCTACAACTTCGGGTACACCGTGGAGGCTGTGGACGCCTACAAGCAGCCGCTCCAGTTCGGCCACAGGGAGGACCGCGAGGGCGCCAAGACCAGCGGCGCCTACTACGTCCTCCTGCCCGACACGCGCCTCATGACCGTCAACTACTACGTCGACGACACCGGTTTCCACCCCACCTACACCTACGAGGGCAAGGCAGTCTTCCCCGAGGCGTACCCTGCAGGCAAGGCAGCTCCGCCCTCACAAGGCAACAGCTACAACCCTCCCAAGGGCAAGTAA
- the LOC123744853 gene encoding glutathione S-transferase 1-1: MPLQLYYTAASPPCRAVLLTARALGLSLTLKEVDVMAGHHLKPEFVAINPQHTIPTLVDGSLKLWESRAICTYLATQYGKDDSLYPNNPRARCLVDARLYFDMGTLYQRWAEYAYPVFSGAKADETKFSKVHEALGWLNTFLQEYAFVAGNKLTVADICLVATVSTIEASGLDFDSYTRIQRWLKKCKTQLPGYDEANGEGAKIIGDFLKSKLKSE, translated from the exons ATGCCGCTGCAGCTGTACTACACGGCAGCGTCGCCTCCGTGTCGCGCCGTGCTGCTGACGGCGCGGGCGCTGGGCCTCTCCCTCACGCTGAAGGAGGTGGACGTGATGGCTGGCCATCACCTCAAGCCGGAGTTTGTGGCCATCAACCCGCAGCACACCATCCCCACCCTGGTCGACGGCTCCCTCAAGCTGTGGGAGAG TCGAGCCATCTGCACGTACCTGGCCACGCAGTACGGCAAGGACGACTCCCTCTACCCCAACAACCCGAGGGCCAGGTGCCTCGTCGACGCCAGACTCTACTTCGACATGGGCACGCTTTACCAGCGCTGGGCAGAGTATGCT TACCCAGTCTTCAGCGGAGCCAAGGCAGACGAGACCAAATTCTCGAAGGTCCACGAGGCGCTGGGTTGGCTCAACACCTTCCTTCAGGAGTACGCCTTCGTTGCTGGCAACAAGCTGACGGTGGCGGACATCTGCCTGGTGGCGACGGTGTCGACGATAGAAGCATCAGGGCTCGACTTCGACTCTTACACGCGCATCCAGCGGTGGCTCAAGAAGTGCAAGACTCAGCTGCCTGGCTACGACGAAGCCAACGGGGAAGGAGCCAAGATCATCGGAGACTTTCTTAAGTCCAAGTTGAAATCTGAGTGA